In a genomic window of Streptomyces pristinaespiralis:
- a CDS encoding M16 family metallopeptidase, with product MTSRSSRTTARTSSEARAVARTQTLLKGKDGIGTVRRTTLPGGLRVVTETLPSVRSATFGIWANVGSRDETPSLGGATHYLEHLLFKGTHKRSALDISAAIDAVGGEMNAFTAKEYTCYYARVLDTDLPLAIDVVCDMLTGSLILQEDVDAERGVILEEIAMTEDDPGDCVHDLFAHTMFGDTPLGRPVLGTVDTVNALTADRVRRFYKKHYDPTHLVVAAAGNVDHATVVRQVRRAFDKAGALSRTDAVPTPPRDGSRALRTAGKVELQNRRTEQAHVVLGVPGLARTDERRWALGVLNTALGGGMSSRLFQEVREKRGLAYSVYSYTSGFADTGLFGVYAGCRPSQVHDVLKICRDELDRVASDGLPDEEIERAIGQLSGSTVLGLEDTGALMNRIGKSELCWGSQMSVDEMLARISAVTPDEVRAVAGEVLGQRPSLSVIGPLKDKQADRLHEAVS from the coding sequence GTGACGTCCCGTAGTTCCAGGACGACGGCCCGCACCTCCTCGGAGGCGCGGGCCGTCGCCCGTACCCAAACCCTCCTCAAGGGCAAGGACGGCATCGGCACCGTCCGGCGCACGACCCTCCCCGGCGGTCTGCGCGTCGTCACGGAGACGCTGCCCTCCGTACGGTCCGCCACCTTCGGCATCTGGGCGAACGTCGGCTCCCGGGACGAGACGCCCTCCCTCGGCGGCGCGACGCACTATCTCGAGCACCTCCTTTTCAAGGGCACCCACAAGCGGTCCGCCCTCGACATCTCCGCCGCGATCGACGCGGTCGGCGGCGAGATGAACGCCTTCACGGCCAAGGAGTACACCTGCTACTACGCGCGGGTGCTCGACACCGACCTGCCGCTCGCCATCGACGTGGTCTGCGACATGCTCACCGGCTCACTGATCCTCCAGGAGGACGTCGACGCCGAGCGGGGCGTGATCCTCGAAGAGATCGCGATGACCGAGGACGACCCGGGCGACTGTGTGCACGACCTGTTCGCGCACACCATGTTCGGCGACACGCCCCTGGGCCGCCCGGTGCTCGGCACCGTCGACACCGTGAACGCCCTGACCGCGGACCGTGTGCGGCGCTTCTACAAGAAGCACTACGACCCGACCCACCTCGTCGTCGCGGCCGCCGGCAACGTCGACCACGCCACGGTCGTACGCCAGGTCCGCCGCGCGTTCGACAAGGCCGGCGCACTGTCCCGTACGGACGCCGTCCCCACGCCGCCCCGCGACGGCAGCCGCGCGCTGCGCACCGCGGGCAAGGTCGAGCTGCAGAACCGCAGGACGGAACAGGCCCACGTCGTGCTCGGCGTGCCGGGCCTCGCCCGTACCGACGAGCGCCGCTGGGCGCTCGGCGTCCTGAACACGGCGCTCGGCGGCGGCATGTCCTCCCGCCTCTTCCAGGAGGTCCGGGAGAAGCGCGGCCTCGCCTACAGCGTGTACTCGTACACCTCGGGCTTCGCCGACACCGGCCTGTTCGGCGTGTACGCCGGCTGCCGGCCCAGCCAGGTCCACGACGTGCTCAAGATCTGCCGGGACGAGCTCGACCGGGTCGCCTCCGACGGCCTGCCCGACGAGGAGATCGAGCGCGCCATCGGGCAGCTCTCCGGCTCCACGGTCCTCGGCCTGGAGGACACCGGCGCGCTGATGAACCGCATCGGCAAGAGCGAGCTGTGCTGGGGCTCCCAGATGTCGGTCGACGAGATGCTCGCCCGGATATCGGCCGTCACTCCCGACGAGGTGCGCGCCGTGGCCGGAGAGGTTCTGGGACAGCGCCCGTCGCTGTCGGTCATCGGCCCGCTCAAGGACAAGCAGGCTGACCGCCTCCACGAAGCGGTCTCCTAG
- the dapB gene encoding 4-hydroxy-tetrahydrodipicolinate reductase — protein MSKLRVAVLGAKGRIGSEAVRAVEAAEDMELVAALGRGDKLETLVDSGTEVVVELTTPASVMGNLDFCVRHGMHAVVGTTGWTDERLAQLNTSLAASPETGVLIAPNFSIGAVLTMKFAQQAARYYESVEVVELHHPNKADAPSGTATRTAQLIAAARAEAGCAPQPDATVTALEGARGADVDGIPVHAIRLRGLLAHQEVLLGGEGETLTIRHDSLHHSSFMPGILLGVRRVVSAPGLTFGLENFLDLG, from the coding sequence ATGAGCAAGCTGCGCGTGGCCGTCCTGGGCGCCAAGGGCCGTATCGGCTCCGAAGCCGTACGTGCCGTCGAGGCCGCGGAGGACATGGAACTGGTGGCGGCGCTCGGCCGCGGCGACAAGCTGGAGACCCTTGTGGACTCCGGCACCGAGGTCGTCGTCGAGCTGACCACCCCGGCCTCCGTGATGGGCAACCTGGACTTCTGTGTACGCCACGGGATGCACGCGGTCGTCGGCACCACCGGCTGGACCGACGAGCGCCTGGCGCAGCTGAACACGTCGCTCGCCGCCTCCCCGGAGACCGGCGTGCTCATCGCGCCCAACTTCTCCATCGGCGCGGTCCTCACCATGAAGTTCGCCCAGCAGGCCGCCCGTTACTACGAGTCGGTCGAGGTCGTCGAGCTGCACCACCCGAACAAGGCCGACGCCCCGTCCGGCACCGCCACCCGCACGGCCCAGCTCATCGCGGCGGCCCGCGCGGAGGCGGGCTGCGCGCCGCAGCCCGACGCCACGGTCACCGCCCTCGAGGGCGCGCGGGGCGCGGACGTCGACGGCATCCCGGTGCACGCCATCCGGCTGCGCGGGCTCCTGGCCCACCAGGAGGTGCTGCTCGGCGGTGAGGGCGAGACCCTCACCATCCGCCATGACTCCCTGCACCACAGCAGCTTCATGCCCGGCATCCTGCTCGGCGTCCGCCGTGTGGTGTCCGCTCCCGGCCTCACGTTCGGCCTGGAGAACTTCCTCGACCTCGGCTGA
- a CDS encoding type VII secretion protein EccC, with product MSQIVVKRPPRSLPPEVPTGELVLEAPPELPRGQQEGMLMQILPVLGMGSSVVFFFSPQAPPFMRIMGVLMLVSTVAMVVAQVVRYRRGTQGQMADVRRDYLKYLAQTRRTVRKTARKQRDAQLYLHPSPEQLWSVVAEGSRLWERRVGDKDFAQVRVGLGAQQLATPLIAPDTAPVDELEPLSAGAMQQFLAVHGSLDGLPMAVSMRAFYHVTVSGEPESAQAAARALVSQLVTLHSPDDLMLAVVAAPGAVARWDWTKWLPHTQVPGQVDGAGTKRLFGDDLGELEQLLHSRLDGRPRFSRENQPVMDQPHIVVVLDGGMVPPDSLFAAAEGLQGVTIVEVVSGDLDEPRGGLSVVVRPGRLRLESGSRVAYEGIPDGISLPAAEALARQLAPLRMGGGDDDEPLLSNLDFTDLLNLGDAAGIDVARTWRPRSVAERLRVPIGVGEDGQPVMLDLKEAAQEGMGPHGLCVGATGSGKSELLRTLVLGLAVTHSSETLNFVLADFKGGATFAGMSQMPHVAAVITNLSDDLTLVDRMGDAIRGELQRRQELLHKSGNYANIHDYEKARAAGAALEPLASLVLVLDEFSELLTAKPDFIDMFIQIGRIGRSLGVHLLLASQRLEEGKLRGLDTYLSYRIGLRTFSAAESRTAIGVPDAYHLPSVPGSGYLKFGTDEMTRFKAAYVSGTYRTGGPDLSVGHLSVERRPALFTAAPVPVVYAAPDPSASGAPSRSDDDALADTVLDVIVRRLEGQGVPAHQVWLPPLDQAPTLDQLLPGLAPTAARGLTATEYTRPGGLVVPLGLIDKPFEQRREVLYRDFSGAAGHMMVVGGPQSGKSTLMRTLISSFALTHTPNEVQFYGLDFGGGGLSSLSDLPHVGGIASRLDPERVRRAVAEVMGVLNRREEFFRANGIDSIQTYRRKRAAGELPGEAWGDVFLVIDGWGGFKNDYEMLEPIVSDIAARGLGYGIHVVITAARYMEVRAALKDQMLGRLELRLGDVMDSEFDRKVAANVPAGVPGRGQVPEKLHFMTALPRIDSVSSSGDLADGVSAFVQSVKGNWSGPAAPTIRLLPRRLPAEQLPKGFEYPQHGIAIGIDETNLEPVFVDFETDPFLMVFGESESGKTNLLRLVAKQIAERYTPEQARIVVGDYRRTMLEAVPSSHLLEYAPMASAMEMHMDAISTVMERRAPKPDITPQQLRDRSWWSGPQLFVLIDDYELVATNSGNPLASLAEKLPYARDVGVRFIVARNAAGASRAMYEPFMQRMKELGGQGVILSGSPAEGDIMGNVRARPMPPGRGTFVSRKRGNPLIQVGWYPGQ from the coding sequence GTGAGCCAGATCGTCGTGAAACGCCCGCCGAGGTCCCTGCCGCCTGAAGTTCCCACGGGGGAACTGGTGCTGGAGGCGCCTCCAGAGCTGCCGCGAGGTCAGCAGGAGGGCATGCTGATGCAGATCCTGCCTGTTCTCGGCATGGGTTCCTCCGTGGTCTTCTTCTTCTCGCCGCAAGCGCCTCCCTTCATGCGCATCATGGGTGTGCTGATGCTGGTGTCGACGGTCGCGATGGTCGTGGCACAGGTCGTCAGGTACCGCCGCGGTACGCAGGGGCAAATGGCCGATGTCCGCCGTGACTACCTCAAATACCTCGCGCAGACGCGTCGTACGGTGCGCAAGACCGCGCGTAAGCAGCGCGACGCGCAGCTCTATCTGCACCCCTCCCCGGAACAGCTGTGGTCGGTGGTGGCCGAAGGGTCGCGCCTGTGGGAACGGCGGGTGGGCGACAAGGACTTCGCCCAGGTCCGTGTCGGCCTGGGTGCGCAGCAGCTCGCGACGCCGCTGATCGCTCCGGACACGGCCCCGGTCGACGAGCTGGAACCTCTGTCGGCCGGTGCGATGCAGCAGTTCCTGGCTGTGCACGGCTCGCTCGACGGTCTGCCCATGGCCGTCTCGATGCGCGCCTTCTATCACGTGACGGTCTCCGGCGAACCGGAGTCGGCGCAGGCGGCGGCCCGTGCGCTCGTCTCCCAACTGGTGACGCTGCACTCGCCCGACGACCTGATGCTCGCTGTGGTGGCGGCGCCCGGGGCGGTCGCCCGCTGGGACTGGACGAAGTGGCTCCCGCACACCCAGGTGCCCGGCCAGGTGGACGGTGCCGGCACCAAGCGTCTGTTCGGCGACGACCTCGGCGAGCTGGAGCAGCTGCTGCACAGCCGGCTCGACGGCCGGCCGCGCTTCAGCCGCGAGAACCAGCCCGTGATGGACCAGCCCCACATAGTCGTCGTGCTCGACGGCGGGATGGTGCCGCCGGACTCGCTGTTCGCCGCGGCGGAGGGCCTGCAGGGCGTCACGATCGTCGAGGTCGTCTCCGGGGACCTGGACGAGCCGCGCGGTGGGCTGTCCGTCGTCGTACGGCCGGGCAGGCTCCGGCTGGAGTCCGGCTCCCGGGTGGCGTACGAGGGGATTCCCGACGGCATCTCGCTGCCCGCGGCGGAGGCGCTCGCCCGTCAGCTCGCGCCGCTGCGCATGGGAGGCGGCGACGACGACGAACCGCTGCTCTCCAACCTCGACTTCACCGATCTGCTGAACCTCGGCGACGCGGCGGGGATCGACGTGGCCCGGACGTGGCGGCCGCGTTCCGTGGCCGAGCGGCTGCGGGTGCCGATCGGCGTCGGCGAGGACGGCCAGCCGGTCATGCTGGACCTCAAGGAGGCCGCGCAGGAGGGCATGGGCCCGCACGGTCTGTGCGTCGGCGCGACCGGTTCCGGCAAGTCGGAGCTGCTGCGGACGCTGGTCCTCGGGCTCGCGGTCACCCACTCGTCCGAGACGCTCAATTTCGTCCTCGCGGACTTCAAGGGTGGTGCGACGTTCGCGGGAATGTCGCAGATGCCGCACGTCGCGGCGGTCATCACCAACCTCTCGGACGACCTGACACTGGTCGACCGCATGGGTGACGCGATCCGCGGTGAGCTGCAGCGCCGCCAGGAACTGCTGCACAAGTCCGGCAACTACGCCAACATCCACGACTACGAGAAGGCCCGCGCGGCCGGCGCCGCGCTCGAGCCGCTCGCGTCGCTCGTGCTGGTGCTCGACGAGTTCTCCGAACTCCTCACCGCCAAGCCCGACTTCATCGACATGTTCATCCAGATCGGCCGTATCGGCCGTTCGCTGGGTGTCCATCTGCTGCTCGCGTCGCAGCGCCTGGAGGAGGGCAAGCTGCGCGGTCTGGACACCTACCTGTCGTACCGGATCGGTCTGCGCACCTTCTCCGCGGCCGAGTCCCGCACGGCCATCGGCGTGCCGGACGCGTACCACCTGCCTTCCGTGCCCGGTTCGGGCTACCTGAAGTTCGGTACGGACGAGATGACCCGCTTCAAGGCGGCCTACGTGTCCGGTACGTACCGCACCGGTGGTCCGGACCTCTCGGTGGGGCATCTGTCCGTCGAGCGGCGGCCCGCGCTGTTCACCGCGGCTCCGGTGCCTGTCGTGTACGCGGCCCCCGATCCGTCGGCGAGCGGCGCACCGAGCCGGTCGGACGACGACGCCCTCGCGGACACGGTCCTCGACGTGATCGTGCGCCGGCTGGAGGGTCAGGGCGTGCCGGCACACCAGGTCTGGCTGCCGCCGCTGGACCAGGCCCCGACGCTCGACCAGCTGCTGCCCGGACTCGCTCCCACCGCGGCCCGCGGTCTCACGGCGACCGAGTACACCCGGCCCGGTGGTCTCGTCGTACCGCTCGGCCTGATCGACAAGCCGTTCGAGCAGCGGCGTGAGGTGCTGTACCGCGACTTCTCCGGCGCCGCGGGCCACATGATGGTGGTCGGCGGTCCCCAGTCCGGCAAGTCGACGCTGATGCGCACCCTGATCTCCTCCTTCGCCCTCACCCACACACCGAACGAAGTGCAGTTCTACGGACTGGACTTCGGCGGTGGCGGTCTCTCGTCCCTCTCGGACCTGCCGCACGTCGGCGGCATCGCCTCGCGGCTCGACCCCGAGCGGGTGCGGCGTGCCGTCGCCGAGGTCATGGGTGTGCTGAACCGGCGTGAGGAGTTCTTCCGGGCGAACGGCATCGACTCCATCCAGACGTACCGCCGCAAGCGCGCCGCGGGTGAACTGCCCGGCGAGGCCTGGGGAGACGTCTTCCTGGTCATCGACGGCTGGGGCGGCTTCAAGAACGACTACGAGATGCTGGAGCCCATCGTCTCGGACATCGCCGCACGCGGCCTCGGTTACGGCATCCACGTCGTCATCACCGCCGCCCGCTACATGGAGGTGCGCGCGGCGCTCAAGGACCAGATGCTCGGCCGTCTCGAGCTGCGTCTGGGCGATGTCATGGACTCCGAGTTCGACCGGAAGGTCGCGGCCAACGTCCCGGCCGGGGTGCCCGGTCGCGGCCAGGTGCCGGAGAAGCTGCACTTCATGACGGCGTTGCCGCGGATCGACTCCGTCAGCAGCTCCGGCGACCTCGCCGACGGCGTCTCCGCGTTCGTGCAGTCCGTGAAGGGCAACTGGTCGGGGCCGGCGGCTCCGACGATCCGGCTGCTGCCGCGCAGGCTGCCCGCGGAGCAGCTGCCGAAGGGCTTCGAGTACCCCCAGCACGGCATCGCGATCGGCATCGACGAGACGAACCTGGAACCGGTCTTCGTCGACTTCGAGACCGATCCCTTCCTGATGGTGTTCGGCGAGAGCGAGTCGGGGAAGACGAACCTGCTGCGGCTCGTCGCCAAGCAGATCGCCGAGCGGTACACGCCTGAACAGGCGCGCATCGTGGTGGGTGACTACCGGCGCACCATGCTGGAGGCGGTCCCGTCGTCCCACCTGCTCGAGTACGCGCCCATGGCGTCGGCCATGGAGATGCACATGGACGCCATCTCCACGGTGATGGAGCGGCGTGCGCCGAAGCCGGACATCACACCGCAGCAGCTGCGCGACCGCAGCTGGTGGTCGGGTCCGCAGTTGTTCGTCCTCATCGACGACTACGAACTGGTCGCCACCAACTCCGGCAATCCGCTGGCATCGCTGGCGGAGAAGCTGCCGTACGCGCGTGACGTGGGTGTCCGCTTCATCGTGGCGCGCAACGCCGCCGGCGCGTCCCGTGCCATGTACGAGCCGTTCATGCAGCGGATGAAGGAACTGGGCGGCCAGGGTGTCATCCTGTCCGGCAGCCCGGCCGAGGGCGACATCATGGGCAACGTGAGGGCCCGTCCGATGCCGCCGGGACGGGGCACCTTCGTGTCCCGCAAGAGGGGCAATCCGCTGATCCAGGTCGGCTGGTACCCGGGACAGTAG
- the eccD gene encoding type VII secretion integral membrane protein EccD → MSTTAATGFCRVTVVAPDSRIDVALPEDIAVADVYPEILRLTGQTQAAGAPTGYHLVRRDGTVLDGARSLAAQRVVDGDVLSLRPFAESLPPAVFDDVSDAVASAVVRDRHLWSDDLLRGAGLVGGVLLLVLMGFVLWFADPVRHDMHSLPGIIAGAAGVLLTAFAGVRARVYADRGTAVALGLGALPLLLIAGSGIIGPDAGHGPGRLQFLLGCVTVLIASVALVALTPSGDAPFVAATFLAVTGTAATFLAIMTEWSATGTAAVVVPVAIGLVAFLPGLSARFARLPIGYAAPRSAADEFEGDGYTDPDELPEAEPVDAERIAAQARRGHEMLLGLVGGCAAVVVGCAAVLGFSSNVWGQFLALAAGLAMLLRARLFRYTSQVACALVAGIAAIALLVLGLSLNPPVDLMKDFLMYGDRGGLDIRTIWLTAAVAAGAALITAIGLVIPKKGLSPFWGRLLDIAEGAVLLSLVPLCLAVLDVYNAARSLTS, encoded by the coding sequence GTGAGTACGACCGCAGCGACCGGCTTCTGCCGCGTCACCGTTGTGGCGCCGGACAGCCGTATCGATGTCGCCCTCCCCGAGGACATCGCCGTTGCCGACGTCTATCCGGAGATCCTGCGCCTGACCGGACAGACGCAGGCGGCGGGCGCACCCACCGGGTACCACCTGGTCCGCCGGGACGGCACGGTCCTCGACGGCGCACGGTCCCTCGCCGCCCAACGGGTGGTCGACGGCGACGTGTTGAGCCTGCGTCCGTTCGCCGAGTCCCTGCCCCCGGCCGTCTTCGACGACGTCTCGGACGCCGTGGCCTCCGCCGTGGTGCGCGACCGTCACCTGTGGAGCGACGACCTGCTGCGCGGAGCCGGCCTCGTCGGCGGTGTGCTGCTGCTCGTCCTGATGGGCTTCGTGCTGTGGTTCGCCGATCCCGTCCGCCACGACATGCACAGCCTGCCGGGCATCATCGCGGGCGCCGCCGGTGTGCTGCTCACGGCCTTCGCCGGTGTGCGGGCACGCGTCTACGCGGACCGCGGGACGGCCGTGGCCCTCGGACTCGGGGCGCTGCCCCTCCTGCTCATCGCCGGCTCCGGGATCATCGGCCCCGACGCGGGCCACGGCCCCGGCCGGCTGCAGTTCCTCCTCGGCTGTGTGACCGTGCTGATCGCCTCGGTGGCCCTCGTCGCGCTCACTCCCAGTGGCGACGCCCCGTTCGTCGCGGCCACGTTCTTGGCCGTCACCGGCACCGCCGCCACCTTCCTGGCGATCATGACGGAGTGGTCCGCGACCGGGACGGCGGCCGTCGTGGTGCCGGTCGCCATCGGTCTGGTCGCCTTCCTGCCCGGCCTCTCCGCCCGCTTCGCCCGCCTCCCCATCGGCTACGCCGCGCCCCGCAGCGCCGCCGACGAGTTCGAGGGCGACGGCTACACCGACCCCGACGAGCTGCCGGAGGCCGAGCCGGTCGACGCCGAGCGGATCGCGGCCCAGGCGCGCCGCGGCCACGAGATGCTGCTCGGCCTGGTCGGCGGCTGCGCCGCGGTCGTCGTCGGCTGCGCAGCGGTGCTCGGCTTCTCCAGCAACGTGTGGGGGCAGTTCCTGGCCCTGGCGGCGGGCCTCGCCATGCTGCTGCGCGCCCGCCTCTTCCGCTACACCTCGCAGGTCGCCTGCGCCCTGGTGGCGGGCATCGCGGCCATCGCCCTGCTGGTCCTCGGTCTCTCCCTGAATCCGCCGGTCGACCTGATGAAGGACTTCCTGATGTACGGCGACCGGGGCGGGCTGGACATCCGTACGATCTGGCTCACGGCCGCCGTGGCCGCCGGCGCCGCGCTGATCACGGCGATCGGACTGGTCATCCCGAAGAAGGGCCTCTCTCCCTTCTGGGGCCGTCTCCTGGACATCGCCGAGGGTGCCGTACTGCTCTCCCTGGTCCCGCTCTGCCTCGCCGTGCTGGACGTCTACAACGCGGCCCGCTCGCTCACCAGCTAG
- a CDS encoding DUF397 domain-containing protein yields the protein MADAVDKERQKEELYALDISGVEWVGAPGTSPDEERVEIAHLPGGAVAMRSSLDHDTVLRYTEAEWRAFVLGARDGEFDLK from the coding sequence ATGGCTGACGCAGTCGACAAGGAACGTCAGAAGGAAGAGCTGTACGCCCTCGACATCTCCGGTGTGGAGTGGGTCGGCGCTCCCGGCACGAGTCCCGACGAGGAACGCGTCGAGATCGCCCATCTGCCGGGCGGCGCCGTCGCCATGCGGTCGTCGCTGGACCACGACACGGTGCTGCGCTACACGGAGGCCGAGTGGCGGGCCTTCGTGCTGGGCGCGCGGGACGGCGAGTTCGACCTCAAGTAG
- the rpsO gene encoding 30S ribosomal protein S15, whose amino-acid sequence MSLDAATKKQIITEFGTKEGDTGSPEVQVAMLTRRISDLTEHLKTHKHDHHSRRGLLILVGQRRRLLQYLAKKDIQRFRTLVDRLGIRRGAAGGAK is encoded by the coding sequence GTGTCTCTCGACGCCGCTACGAAGAAGCAGATCATCACCGAGTTCGGCACCAAGGAGGGCGACACCGGCTCCCCCGAGGTCCAGGTCGCGATGCTCACCCGCCGCATCTCGGACCTGACCGAGCACCTCAAGACGCACAAGCACGACCACCACTCCCGCCGTGGTCTGCTGATCCTGGTCGGCCAGCGCCGCCGCCTGCTGCAGTACCTGGCCAAGAAGGACATCCAGCGCTTCCGTACGCTGGTGGACCGGCTCGGTATCCGCCGCGGTGCTGCCGGCGGTGCCAAGTAA
- a CDS encoding tetratricopeptide repeat protein: MRAKITYFVTAAVLVVYFVLVGSRGVMLLKQGTALTVTFGVAVLILPVIGVWFLWMNTRFVNRANQLAAELEAEGGLPVDELVRTPGGRIDRDSADAVFAKRRAETEDSPGDWRCWFRLAVAYHDARDTPRARRAMQRAIALHDGRPVPN; this comes from the coding sequence ATGCGCGCAAAGATCACGTACTTCGTCACGGCTGCCGTCCTGGTCGTCTACTTCGTCCTCGTCGGCAGCCGGGGCGTGATGCTGCTGAAGCAGGGCACCGCGCTGACCGTCACGTTCGGTGTCGCGGTGCTGATCCTGCCGGTGATCGGCGTCTGGTTCCTGTGGATGAACACCCGGTTCGTCAACCGCGCGAACCAGTTGGCCGCCGAGCTGGAGGCGGAGGGCGGGCTGCCCGTCGACGAACTGGTCCGTACGCCTGGCGGGCGCATCGACCGCGACTCCGCGGACGCCGTGTTCGCCAAGCGGCGCGCGGAGACGGAGGATTCACCCGGCGACTGGCGCTGCTGGTTCCGGCTGGCCGTCGCCTATCACGACGCCCGTGACACACCGCGGGCCCGCCGCGCGATGCAGCGCGCGATCGCGCTGCACGACGGCAGGCCCGTCCCGAACTGA
- a CDS encoding polyribonucleotide nucleotidyltransferase yields MENETHYAEAVIDNGAFGTRTIRFETGRLAKQAAGSAVAYLDDDTMVLSATTASKKPKDQLDFFPLTVDVEERMYAAGKIPGSFFRREGRPSEDAILTCRLIDRPLRPSFKKGLRNEIQIVETIMALNPDHLYDVVAINAASCSTQLAGLPFSGPIGGTRVALIKGQWVAFPTHTELEDAVFDMVVAGRVLEDGDVAIMMVEAEATEKTIELVKGGAEAPTEEVVAAGLEAAKPFIKVLCKAQSDLAAKAAKPTGEFPVFLDYQDDVLEALTAAVKSELAQALTIAGKQERETELDRIKELAAEKLLPAFEGREKEISGAYRALTKKLVRERIIKDKVRIDGRGITDIRTLAAEVEAIPRVHGSALFERGETQILGVTTLNMLRMEQQLDTLSPVTRKRYMHNYNFPPYSVGETGRVGSPKRREIGHGALAERAIVPVLPTREEFPYAIRQVSEALGSNGSTSMGSVCASTMSLLNAGVPLKAPVAGIAMGLISEQIDGETHYVALTDILGAEDAFGDMDFKVAGTKTFVTALQLDTKLDGIPASVLAAALKQARDARLHILDVMNEAIDVPDEMSPNAPRIITVKIPVDKIGEVIGPKGKMINQIQEDTGADITIEDDGTIYIGAADGPAAEAARATINGIANPTMPEVGERYLGTVVKTTTFGAFVSLLPGKDGLLHISQIRKLAGGKRVENVEDVLAVGSKVQVEIAEIDSRGKLSLIPVVEGEEGDETKDDTDK; encoded by the coding sequence GTGGAGAACGAGACCCACTACGCCGAGGCCGTCATCGACAACGGCGCCTTCGGCACCCGCACCATCCGCTTCGAGACGGGCCGCCTGGCCAAGCAGGCCGCCGGCTCCGCCGTGGCGTACCTGGACGACGACACCATGGTGCTGTCGGCCACCACCGCTTCGAAGAAGCCCAAGGACCAGCTCGACTTCTTCCCCCTCACGGTGGACGTCGAGGAGCGGATGTACGCAGCCGGCAAGATCCCCGGCTCCTTCTTCCGCCGTGAGGGCCGGCCCTCCGAGGACGCGATCCTCACCTGCCGCCTGATCGACCGCCCGCTGCGCCCCTCCTTCAAGAAGGGCCTGCGCAACGAGATCCAGATCGTCGAGACGATCATGGCTCTCAACCCCGACCACCTGTACGACGTGGTCGCCATCAACGCCGCCTCCTGCTCCACGCAGCTGGCCGGCCTGCCCTTCTCCGGCCCGATCGGCGGCACCCGTGTCGCGCTGATCAAGGGCCAGTGGGTCGCGTTCCCGACGCACACCGAGCTCGAGGACGCCGTCTTCGACATGGTGGTCGCCGGCCGCGTCCTCGAGGACGGCGACGTCGCGATCATGATGGTCGAGGCCGAGGCCACCGAGAAGACGATCGAGCTCGTCAAGGGCGGCGCCGAGGCGCCGACCGAGGAGGTCGTCGCCGCCGGTCTCGAGGCCGCGAAGCCCTTCATCAAGGTCCTCTGCAAGGCGCAGTCGGACCTCGCCGCCAAGGCCGCCAAGCCCACCGGCGAGTTCCCGGTCTTCCTCGACTACCAGGACGACGTCCTGGAGGCGCTGACCGCCGCCGTCAAGAGCGAGCTCGCCCAGGCGCTGACCATCGCCGGCAAGCAGGAGCGCGAGACCGAGCTCGACCGCATCAAGGAGCTCGCCGCCGAGAAGCTCCTCCCGGCCTTCGAAGGCCGCGAGAAGGAGATCTCGGGCGCCTACCGCGCGCTGACCAAGAAGCTGGTCCGCGAGCGGATCATCAAGGACAAGGTCCGCATCGACGGCCGTGGCATCACGGACATCCGTACGCTCGCGGCCGAGGTCGAGGCCATCCCGCGGGTGCACGGTTCCGCGCTGTTCGAGCGTGGCGAGACCCAGATCCTGGGCGTCACCACCCTGAACATGCTCCGCATGGAGCAGCAGCTGGACACCCTCTCCCCGGTGACCCGCAAGCGCTACATGCACAACTACAACTTCCCGCCGTACTCCGTCGGTGAGACCGGCCGCGTGGGCTCGCCCAAGCGCCGCGAGATCGGCCACGGAGCGCTCGCGGAGCGCGCCATCGTGCCGGTGCTGCCGACGCGCGAGGAGTTCCCCTACGCGATCCGCCAGGTCTCCGAGGCGCTGGGCTCCAACGGCTCGACGTCCATGGGCTCGGTCTGCGCCTCCACCATGTCGCTGCTGAACGCCGGTGTGCCGCTCAAGGCCCCCGTCGCCGGTATCGCCATGGGTCTGATCTCCGAGCAGATCGACGGCGAGACGCACTACGTCGCCCTCACCGACATCCTCGGTGCGGAGGACGCCTTCGGCGACATGGACTTCAAGGTCGCCGGCACCAAGACCTTCGTCACCGCGCTGCAGCTCGACACCAAGCTCGACGGCATCCCCGCCTCGGTCCTGGCCGCCGCGCTGAAGCAGGCCCGTGACGCGCGTCTGCACATCCTCGACGTGATGAACGAGGCGATCGACGTTCCGGACGAGATGTCCCCGAACGCGCCGCGCATCATCACCGTCAAGATCCCGGTGGACAAGATCGGTGAGGTCATCGGCCCCAAGGGCAAGATGATCAACCAGATCCAGGAGGACACCGGCGCCGACATCACGATCGAGGACGACGGCACCATCTACATCGGTGCCGCCGACGGTCCGGCCGCAGAGGCCGCCCGCGCCACGATCAACGGCATCGCCAACCCGACCATGCCGGAGGTCGGCGAGCGTTACCTGGGCACCGTCGTGAAGACGACGACCTTCGGTGCGTTCGTGTCCCTGCTCCCGGGCAAGGACGGCCTGCTGCACATCTCGCAGATCCGCAAGCTCGCCGGCGGCAAGCGCGTGGAGAACGTCGAGGACGTGCTCGCCGTGGGCTCCAAGGTCCAGGTCGAGATCGCCGAGATCGACTCGCGCGGCAAGCTCTCCCTCATCCCCGTGGTCGAGGGCGAAGAGGGCGACGAGACGAAGGACGACACCGACAAGTGA